The following are encoded together in the Lathyrus oleraceus cultivar Zhongwan6 chromosome 3, CAAS_Psat_ZW6_1.0, whole genome shotgun sequence genome:
- the LOC127130551 gene encoding uncharacterized protein LOC127130551, producing the protein MIEKEEMAVPQALLPKMKDPGKFTTACTIGGVKILHALYDLESSINAMSLNKFKELKFWEIIPSNMTLTLVGSYVTHPLSMVQDVLVHVDILVFPADFVVIYTKVDSEGPVIHGRPFLATWKAKIDVEIGELVLKFNKERVVFNMNEWTPYMYDLDTCYQLEEKGIRVDKGMRTSELTGVRVSLTSDMP; encoded by the coding sequence ATGATAGAGAAAGAGGAGATGGCAGTGCCTCAAGCATTGCTACCAAAGATGAAGGATCCAGGAAAGTTCACCACTGCGTGTACTATTGGTGGAGTAAAGATACTACATGCTTTATATGATTTAGAGTCTAGTATCAATGCCATGTCGTTGAATAAGTTTAAAGAATTGAAATTCTGGGAGATCATACCGAGTAATATGACTCTCACTTTAGTCGGTTCATATGTTACTCACCCGCTTAGTATGGTACAAGATGTGCTAGTGCATGTCGATATTTTAGTCTTCCCTGCAGATTTTGTGGTAATTTACACGAAAGTAGATTCAGAAGGGCCAGTTATTCACGGACGCCCATTCTTGGCAACTTGGAAAGCAAAGATAGATGTGGAAATAGGTGAACTGGTTTTGAAGTTCAACAAGGAAAGGGTGGTGTTTAATATGAATGAATGGACACCATATATGTATGATCTAGATACATGCTACCAACTAGAAGAAAAAGGTATTAGGGTTGACAAAGGAATGAGAACAAGTGAATTGACCGGCGTGAGGGTATCTCTTACGTCTGACATGCCTTAG